Within the Pseudomonas orientalis genome, the region CCAGACCGCCGTCGCGACGTACGACATCGAGCAGATGGTGCGCGAGATCCAGTCGGCGGTGTCGGCGGGCGTGATGGGCATGGACAAGTTCTCCGAGGAAGTGCGCCGCGGCATGTTCGAGGTGCAGCAAGTGGGCGAGCAACTGTCGCAAATCATCCACCAGGTGCAGGCCCTCGCGCCGCGGGTGTTGATGGTCAATGAAGGTATGCAGGCCCAGGCCACCGGCGCCGAACAGATCAACCACGCGCTGGTGCAGTTGGGGGATGCCAGCAGCCAGACCGTCGAGTCCCTGCGCCAGGCCAGCTTTGCCATCGATGAACTGAGCCAGGTCGCGGTGGGTCTGCGCAGCGGCGTATCGCGTTTCAAAGTCTGATGAGCGACTTCGCGGCTAAACGCGGCGCCGTCCCGGCAGCGAAAAAGGCGTTGTTCCTGGTGTTCCACATCGGCACTGAGCGCTTTGCCCTCAAGGCCACCGAAGTGGTCGAGGTGCTGCCGCGCCTGCCGCTCAAACCCATCGCCCAGGCACCTGTGTGGGTGGCGGGCATCTTTGCCCATCGCGGCGCGCTGGTGCCGGTAATCGACCTGAGCGCCCTGACCTTTGGCACCGTGGCCCAGGCCCGTACGAGTACGCGGCTGGTGCTGGTCAATTATCAGCCACAAGCCGGGAGCCAGGCGCGGTGGCTGGGCCTGATTCTGGAGCAGGCCACCGACACCCTGCGTTGCGACCCCGCCGAGTTCCAGCCCTATGGCCTGGACAATCGCCAGGCGCCCTACCTGGGGCCGGTGCGCGAAGATGCGCTGGGCTTGATGCAATGGATCGGCGTGGCCGAGTTGTTGAGCGATGACGTGCGTGCGTTGCTGTTTTCCAGCGAGTTGAGCCTATGAGCAGTGATCCGCGCTTTTCGGCCTTCCTCAAGGAACGCATCGGCCTGGACGTCGCGTCGGTGGGCGAGGCGATCATCGAGCGCGCGGTGCGCCAGCGTTGCCAACTGTCCCAGGCGCCCACAGCGGGCGCCTACTGGCAGCTCCTGCAAAGCTCCCACGATGAGCAGCAGGCACTGATCGAAGCGGTGATCGTTCCCGAGACCTGGTTTTTCCGCTACCCCGAGTCCTTTGCGACCCTGGCGCGCCTGGCCCATGCACGCCTGGCCGAGATCAAGCAGATGCGCGCCCTGCGCATTCTCAGCCTGCCGTGCTCCACCGGCGAAGAACCCTATTCGATTGCCATGGCCCTGCTCGACGCCGGCCTGGCGCCGCACCAGTTCAAAGTGCAAGGGATGGACGTCAGCCCGCTGTCCGTGGAGCGTGCCCGCCGCGGTGTGTACGGCAAGAACTCCTTTCGCGGCGCCGACCTTGAATTTCGCGACCGGCATTTCACTGAAGACGGCGGCGCCTACCGCATCGCCGACCGGGTGCGCGAGCAAGTACGCCTGCAAGTCGGCAACCTGCTCGACCCGGCGCTGTTGGCCAATGAGTCCAGCTACGATTTTGTATTCTGTCGCAACCTGCTGATCTATTTCGATCAGCCCACCCAGAAGCAAGTCTTCGATGTGCTCAAGGAACTGACCCACGTGGACGGCGTGTTGTTTATCGGCCCGGCCGAAGGCAGCCTGCTGGGACGCCATGGCATGCGTTCGATTGGCGTGCCGCAATCCTTTGCGTTCAGCCGGCACGCGGAGTCGGTCGCGCCAGCCCCGGTGTTTGCACCGCTACCGGCGCCCACGAGGCCGCGCAGTGCGGCACCTGTTGCGCTCAAACCGCGCCCGTTCAGTACGGTCGGCGCCCAGGCGGCGCCGGTCAAGGCACCGCACACGGAGGCCGGCGAGCTGCTCAACCAGATCGCCACCTTGGCCAATGAGGGCAAGAGTGCCGAGGCCCGCGCTGCGTGCGAGCGCTATCTGGGCAGCCATCCGCCAGTGGCCCAGGTGTTCTACTGGCTGGGCTTGCTCAGCGATGTAGCCGGCAACGCCCCCCAAGCCCAAGGGTATTACCGTAAAGCCTTATACCTGGAGCCGCAGCATCCGCAGGCCTTGATGCACCTGGCCGCGTTGCTCGAGTCCCAGGGCGACAGTGCGGGGGCGCGTCGTTTACAGGCGCGCGCCGCGCGTAGCGAGCGAGCTGACAGTGAGTCCAAACGATGAGTAGCCCTGACGCGCTGGATACCGCTGGCCTGGACCTGACCCTGGCCGACACCCAAGCCATCGACGACTGCTGGAACCGCATCGGCATCCATGGCGACAAATCCTGCCCCTTGCTGGTGGAGCACATCCATTGCCGTAACTGCTCGGTGTATTCGGCCGCGGCCACGCGCCTGCTCGACCGCTATGCGCTGGCGCAGGACGAGCGTCCCGCGCAAGCCAGCGGCGAGATCGATGACCAGGTGGCCACCCGTTCCTTGCTGATGTTCCGCCTCGGCGAAGAGTGGCTGGGCATCGCTACCCGTTGCCTGGTGGAAGTTGCGCCCCTGCAGCCGATCCACTCCTTGCCGCACCAGCGCTCCCGGGCTTTGCTGGGCGTGGCCAACGTACGCGGCGCATTGGTGGCCTGCCTGTCGCTGGTGGAACTGCTCGGCCTGGACAGCGCCAATACCGGCGCCACCGGCGGGCGCATCATGCCGCGCATGCTGATCATTGCCGCGCAGGATGGCCCGGTGGTCGTGCCGGTGGACGAAGTGGATGGCATCCATGCCATCGATGAGCGCACCTTGAGCGCCGCGTCGGCCTCCGGTACCCAGGCCAGCGCGCGTTTCACCCAGGGCGTATTGCAGTGGAAAGGCCGCAGCCTGCGTTGGCTGGACGAGGCTCAATTGTTGTCCGCCGTGACCCGGAGCCTCGCATGACCCCCGACCAGATGCGCGATGCCTCGCTGTTGGAACTGTTCAGTCTGGAAGCCGATGCGCAGACCCAGGTGCTCAGTGCGGGCCTGCTGGCCCTGGAACGCAACCCGACCCAGGCCGACCAGCTTGAGGCCTGCATGCGCGCCGCGCACTCGCTCAAGGGCGCGGCGCGGATTGTCGGGGTGGATGCCGGCGTCAGCGTGGCCCATGTCATGGAAGACTGCCTGGTCAGCGCCCAGGAAGCGCGCTTGTACCTGCAGCCCGAGCATATCGACGCGTTGCTGCAGGGCACGGATTTGCTGATGCGCATCGCCACCCCGGGCAATAACGTAGGGGCGGCGGATATCCAGGCCTATGTGGCGCTGATGGAGCGCTTGCTGGACCCGTCGCAACCCAGCGCCATGGTCGCGCCGAAACCCGAACCGGCTCCCATGCCGGTGATCGAGGCGCCGGCGCCGGCGCCCGAACCTGAGCCGGCGCCCGCCGTCATCAGCGAGCCGCCGCGCCAGGGCAAACGCATGACCGAAGGCGGTGAGCGCGTGCTGCGTGTCACGGCCGAACGCTTGAACAGCCTGTTGGACCTGTCCAGCAAATCGTTGGTGGAAACCCAGCGACTCAAGCCCTACCTGGCCAGCCTGCAGCGCCTCAAGCGCCTGCAAAGCAACAGCCTGCGCGCCCTGGATACCCTGGAGGGCCACCTCAAGGTCATCGACCTGAACCTTGAGGCCCAGGAAGCCCTGGCCGATACCCGCCGCTTGTTGAGTGAGGCCCAGGCGCTGCTGGCGCAGAAGAACGCCGAGCTGGATGAGTACGGCTGGCAGGCCGGCCAGCGTGCCCAGGTGCTTTACGACACCGCCTTGGCCTGTCGCATGCGCCCGTTTGCCGATGTGCTGGCCGGGCAGGTGCGCATGGTGCGTGACCTCGGCCGCAGCCTGGGCAAGCAAGTGCGCCTGGAGATCGAGGGCGAAAAGACCCAGGTCGACCGCGATGTGCTGGAAAAGCTCGAGGCGCCACTCACGCATTTATTACGCAATGCCGTCGACCACGGCATTGAAATGCCCGAGCAGCGGCTGCTGGCGGGCAAGCCGGCGGAAGGCTTGATTCGCCTGCGCGCGTCCCATCAAGCCGGCTTGCTGGTGCTGGAGTTGAGCGATGACGGTAACGGCGTCGACCTTGAGCGCCTGCGCGGCACCATTGTCGATCGGCACCTGTCCCCCGTGGAAACCGCGCTGCGCCTGAGCGAGGAAGAACTGCTCACGTTCCTGTTCCTGCCGGGGTTCAGCCTGCGCGACAAGGTGACCGAAGTGTCCGGTCGCGGCGTCGGCCTGGATGCGGTGCAGCATATGGTGCGTCAACTGCGCGGCGCCGTGGTGCTGGAGCAGACGGCGGGGCAGGGCAGTCGCTTTCATCTTGAGGTGCCGTTGACCTTGTCGGTGGTGCGCAGCCTGGTGGTGGAGGTCGGTGAGGAGGCCTACGCCTTCCCGCTGGCGCACATCGAGCGCATGTGCGACCTGGCGCCCGAGGACATTGTGCAACTGGAAGGTCGCCAGCATTTCTGGCACGAGGGCCGGCATGTCGGCCTGGTCGCCGCCAGTCAGCTGTTGCAGCGTCCACCGGGGCAAACCCCTGGCGATACCTTGAAAGTGGTGGTGATACGCGAGCGCGATGCCGTGTATGGGATCGCCGTGGAGCGCTTTATCGGTGAGCGCACCCTGGTGGTATTGCCGCTGGATGATCGCCTGGGCAAGGTCCAGGATATTTCCGCCGGCGCATTGCTCGACGATGGCTCTGTGGTCCTGATCGTCGACGTGGAGGACATGCTGCGTTCGGTGGACAAGTTGCTCAACACCGGCCGCCTGGAACGCATCGCCCGGCGCACCCAGCAGGCTACCGAGGCACCGCGCAAGCGGGTGCTGGTGGTGGACGACTCGCTGACCGTGCGTGAGCTGCAACGCAAGTTATTACTCAATCGCGGTTATGAAGTGGCCGTTGCGGTCGATGGCATGGATGGCTGGAACGCATTGCGTTCCGAGGATTTCGACCTGCTTATCACTGATATTGATATGCCTCGCATGGACGGTATTGAATTGGTCACACTCTTGCGCCGTGACAGTCGCCTGCAATCGTTGCCGGTGATGGTGGTTTCCTACAAGGATCGGGAAGAAGACCGACGCCGAGGCCTTGACGCCGGCGCCGACTATTATCTGGCCAAAGCCAGCTTCCACGACGATGCCTTGCTCGACGCCGTGGTTGAACTGATCGGGGGCGCCCGGGCATGAGGATTGCGATCGTCAATGACATGCCCCTGGCCGTCGAGGCGTTGCGGCGCGCCTTGAACCTGGAACCCGCGCACGAGGTGGTATGGGTGGCCAGTAATGGCCTGGAAGCGGTACAGCGCTGTGCCGAACGGCTGCCGGACCTGATCCTGATGGACTTGATCATGCCGGTAATGGACGGCGTGGAGGCCACGCGGCAGATCATGGCCGAGACGCCCTGCGCGATTCTGCTGGTGACCGTCGACCGCCAGGCCAATATGAGCCGGGTGTTCGAAGCCATGGGCCACGGCGCCCTGGATGTGGTGGACACCCCGGCGCTCGGCGTGGGCAACCCCAGGGATGCGGCAGCGCCGTTGTTGCGCAAGATCCTCAATATCGGCTGGCTGATCGGCCAGCGCGGTAGCCGTGTGCGCGCCGAAAGCGCGCCCGAGCGCAGCACCGGCAAACGCCAGAGCCTGGTGGCGATCGGTTCTTCAGCGGGCGGTCCGGCTGCTCTGGAAGTCCTGCTCAAGGGATTGCCCCGCAACTTTCCCGCCGCCATCGTGCTGGTCCAGCATGTGGACCAGGTGTTCGCCGCCGGCATGGCCGAGTGGTTGAGCAGTGCGTCCGGCCTGCCGGTGCGCTTGGCGCGAGAGGGTGAGCCGCCGCAAAGCGGCGTGGTCTTGCTGGCCGGTACCAACCACCATATTCGCTTGTTGAAAAATGGCACGCTAGCCTATACCGCAGAGCCGGTGAACGAGATTTACCGGCCGTCCATCGACGTGTTTTTCGAAAGTGTCGCCAGCTATTGGATCGGTGACGCCGTCGGCGTACTGCTGACCGGCATGGGGCGCGACGGCGCCCAGGGCCTTAAGTTGATGCGCGAACAAGGATATTTGACCATCGCCCAGGACCAGTCGAGTTCGGCGGTGTATGGGATGCCCAAAGCAGCGGCGGCGATTGACGCCGCTGTTGAAATTCGCCCACTGGAAAGAATTGCGCCGCGATTGCAGGAGGTCTTTGCAACATGATCGACAATCTCCCGCCGCGCTGGTTTGCAGGCGTAATTCAGGTGACCGCACATGAATGATCTACAACTTGACGACTTCAAGACCGACGAAAACGCCGCCATGGTGCTGCTGGTCGACGACCAGGCCATGATCGGCGAAGCTGTGCGGCGCGGCCTGGCCCATGAAGAAAACATCGATTTCCACTTTTGCGCCGACCCGCACCAGGCGATCGCGCAGGCAATTCGCATCAAGCCGACCGTGATCCTGCAGGACCTGGTCATGCCCGGCCTCGACGGCCTGACCCTGGTGCGCGAGTACCGCAATCACCCGGCCACGGCGAATATCCCGATCATCGTGCTTTCCACCAAGGAAGACCCGCTGATCAAGAGCGCAGCGTTTGCGGCCGGGGCCAACGATTACCTGGTCAAGCTGCCGGACAATATCGAACTGGTGGCGCGCATTCGCTATCACTCGCGCTCCTACATGACCCTGTTGCAGCGCGACGCGG harbors:
- a CDS encoding chemotaxis protein CheW, translated to MSDFAAKRGAVPAAKKALFLVFHIGTERFALKATEVVEVLPRLPLKPIAQAPVWVAGIFAHRGALVPVIDLSALTFGTVAQARTSTRLVLVNYQPQAGSQARWLGLILEQATDTLRCDPAEFQPYGLDNRQAPYLGPVREDALGLMQWIGVAELLSDDVRALLFSSELSL
- a CDS encoding CheR family methyltransferase; its protein translation is MSSDPRFSAFLKERIGLDVASVGEAIIERAVRQRCQLSQAPTAGAYWQLLQSSHDEQQALIEAVIVPETWFFRYPESFATLARLAHARLAEIKQMRALRILSLPCSTGEEPYSIAMALLDAGLAPHQFKVQGMDVSPLSVERARRGVYGKNSFRGADLEFRDRHFTEDGGAYRIADRVREQVRLQVGNLLDPALLANESSYDFVFCRNLLIYFDQPTQKQVFDVLKELTHVDGVLFIGPAEGSLLGRHGMRSIGVPQSFAFSRHAESVAPAPVFAPLPAPTRPRSAAPVALKPRPFSTVGAQAAPVKAPHTEAGELLNQIATLANEGKSAEARAACERYLGSHPPVAQVFYWLGLLSDVAGNAPQAQGYYRKALYLEPQHPQALMHLAALLESQGDSAGARRLQARAARSERADSESKR
- a CDS encoding chemotaxis protein CheW — translated: MSSPDALDTAGLDLTLADTQAIDDCWNRIGIHGDKSCPLLVEHIHCRNCSVYSAAATRLLDRYALAQDERPAQASGEIDDQVATRSLLMFRLGEEWLGIATRCLVEVAPLQPIHSLPHQRSRALLGVANVRGALVACLSLVELLGLDSANTGATGGRIMPRMLIIAAQDGPVVVPVDEVDGIHAIDERTLSAASASGTQASARFTQGVLQWKGRSLRWLDEAQLLSAVTRSLA
- a CDS encoding hybrid sensor histidine kinase/response regulator; this encodes MTPDQMRDASLLELFSLEADAQTQVLSAGLLALERNPTQADQLEACMRAAHSLKGAARIVGVDAGVSVAHVMEDCLVSAQEARLYLQPEHIDALLQGTDLLMRIATPGNNVGAADIQAYVALMERLLDPSQPSAMVAPKPEPAPMPVIEAPAPAPEPEPAPAVISEPPRQGKRMTEGGERVLRVTAERLNSLLDLSSKSLVETQRLKPYLASLQRLKRLQSNSLRALDTLEGHLKVIDLNLEAQEALADTRRLLSEAQALLAQKNAELDEYGWQAGQRAQVLYDTALACRMRPFADVLAGQVRMVRDLGRSLGKQVRLEIEGEKTQVDRDVLEKLEAPLTHLLRNAVDHGIEMPEQRLLAGKPAEGLIRLRASHQAGLLVLELSDDGNGVDLERLRGTIVDRHLSPVETALRLSEEELLTFLFLPGFSLRDKVTEVSGRGVGLDAVQHMVRQLRGAVVLEQTAGQGSRFHLEVPLTLSVVRSLVVEVGEEAYAFPLAHIERMCDLAPEDIVQLEGRQHFWHEGRHVGLVAASQLLQRPPGQTPGDTLKVVVIRERDAVYGIAVERFIGERTLVVLPLDDRLGKVQDISAGALLDDGSVVLIVDVEDMLRSVDKLLNTGRLERIARRTQQATEAPRKRVLVVDDSLTVRELQRKLLLNRGYEVAVAVDGMDGWNALRSEDFDLLITDIDMPRMDGIELVTLLRRDSRLQSLPVMVVSYKDREEDRRRGLDAGADYYLAKASFHDDALLDAVVELIGGARA
- a CDS encoding chemotaxis response regulator protein-glutamate methylesterase; protein product: MRIAIVNDMPLAVEALRRALNLEPAHEVVWVASNGLEAVQRCAERLPDLILMDLIMPVMDGVEATRQIMAETPCAILLVTVDRQANMSRVFEAMGHGALDVVDTPALGVGNPRDAAAPLLRKILNIGWLIGQRGSRVRAESAPERSTGKRQSLVAIGSSAGGPAALEVLLKGLPRNFPAAIVLVQHVDQVFAAGMAEWLSSASGLPVRLAREGEPPQSGVVLLAGTNHHIRLLKNGTLAYTAEPVNEIYRPSIDVFFESVASYWIGDAVGVLLTGMGRDGAQGLKLMREQGYLTIAQDQSSSAVYGMPKAAAAIDAAVEIRPLERIAPRLQEVFAT